In one Desulfoferula mesophila genomic region, the following are encoded:
- a CDS encoding 30S ribosomal protein S1, which produces MHEGDLTPEELEQAYEQSMKEIQEGEVAKGTIVAVENDYVVVDIGYKSEGQINIHEFRDADGVIKAEVGQQVDVLLERAEDEDGTIILSKEKAAKIKVWDEISRVYNDDGMIHGTIVGRVKGGMSVDIGVNAFLPGSQVDLRPVRNLDSLIGQDFDFKILKFNKKRANIVLSRRVLLEEEREEKKKKTLTVLEEGQVMQGVVKNITDYGVFVDLGGIDGLLHITDMSWGRVGHPSEMFNIGDEITVKVLNFDRDRERVSLGLKQLKEDPWLNASERYPVGTRINGRVVSLADYGAFVEVEEGIEGLIHVSEMSWTRKVRHPSKIVNVGDMVEAVVLSISPEQKRISLGMKQVEPNPWDVIAEKYPVGTTIEGRIKNITDFGLFIGIDEGIDGLVHISDISWTKRIKHPGEIYKKGDEVRAIVLNIDRENERFSLGIKQLEGDPWEEIPNKYRVGTRVNGVVTNVTDFGLFVELEEGVEGLVHVSEIAEDKIKTPVGMFNVDDVIEAKVVSVNRRERKIGLSMRRLDEEAERQVYSEYVNSTQAATSNLGALLKEGLAQKEDVENGNESDEDK; this is translated from the coding sequence ATGCATGAAGGAGACCTGACTCCCGAGGAGCTTGAACAGGCTTACGAACAGTCGATGAAGGAGATCCAGGAAGGCGAGGTGGCCAAGGGCACCATCGTGGCCGTGGAAAACGACTACGTGGTGGTGGATATCGGATACAAGTCCGAAGGTCAGATCAACATACACGAGTTCCGCGACGCCGACGGCGTGATCAAGGCCGAGGTCGGCCAGCAGGTGGACGTCTTGCTGGAGCGGGCCGAGGACGAGGACGGCACCATCATCCTGTCCAAGGAGAAGGCCGCCAAGATCAAGGTGTGGGACGAGATCAGCCGGGTGTACAACGACGACGGCATGATCCACGGCACCATCGTGGGCCGCGTCAAGGGCGGCATGAGCGTGGACATCGGGGTCAACGCCTTCCTGCCCGGCAGCCAGGTGGACCTCAGGCCCGTGCGCAACCTGGATTCGCTCATCGGCCAGGACTTTGATTTCAAGATCCTCAAGTTCAACAAGAAGCGCGCCAACATCGTGCTGTCGCGCCGGGTGCTTCTGGAAGAAGAGCGCGAGGAAAAGAAGAAGAAGACCCTCACGGTGCTGGAAGAGGGCCAGGTCATGCAGGGCGTGGTCAAGAACATCACCGACTACGGCGTGTTCGTGGACCTGGGCGGCATCGACGGCCTGCTGCATATCACCGACATGAGCTGGGGCCGGGTAGGCCACCCCTCGGAGATGTTCAACATCGGCGACGAGATCACCGTCAAGGTGCTCAACTTCGACCGCGACCGCGAGCGGGTCAGCCTGGGCCTCAAGCAGCTCAAGGAAGACCCCTGGCTCAACGCCTCCGAGCGCTACCCCGTGGGCACCCGCATCAACGGCCGCGTGGTGAGCCTGGCCGACTACGGCGCATTCGTGGAGGTGGAAGAGGGCATCGAGGGCCTGATTCACGTCAGCGAAATGTCCTGGACCCGCAAGGTGCGTCATCCTTCCAAGATCGTCAACGTGGGCGACATGGTCGAGGCGGTGGTGCTGTCCATCAGCCCCGAGCAGAAGCGCATCAGCCTGGGCATGAAGCAGGTGGAGCCCAACCCCTGGGACGTCATCGCCGAGAAGTACCCCGTGGGCACCACCATCGAGGGCCGCATCAAGAACATCACCGACTTCGGCCTGTTCATCGGCATCGACGAGGGCATCGACGGATTGGTGCACATCTCCGACATCTCCTGGACCAAGCGCATCAAGCACCCCGGCGAGATCTACAAGAAGGGTGACGAGGTCCGGGCCATCGTGCTCAACATCGACCGCGAAAACGAGCGCTTCTCCCTGGGCATCAAGCAGCTCGAGGGCGATCCCTGGGAGGAGATCCCCAACAAGTACCGCGTGGGCACCCGGGTCAACGGCGTGGTCACCAACGTCACCGACTTCGGCCTGTTCGTGGAGCTGGAAGAGGGCGTCGAGGGCCTGGTCCACGTGTCCGAGATCGCCGAGGACAAGATCAAGACCCCCGTGGGCATGTTCAACGTGGACGACGTGATCGAGGCCAAGGTGGTCAGCGTGAACCGCCGCGAGCGCAAGATCGGCCTGTCCATGCGCCGCCTGGACGAAGAAGCCGAGCGCCAGGTCTACAGCGAGTACGTGAACTCCACCCAGGCCGCCACCAGCAACCTGGGCGCCCTGCTCAAGGAGGGCCTGGCCCAGAAGGAAGACGTGGAGAACGGAAACGAGTCCGACGAGGACAAGTAA
- the cmk gene encoding (d)CMP kinase: MVVTVDGPAGTGKSSASRLLARELGFAYLDTGALYRAIALAARRDGVEEAAESELAAWLAKVPLEAKPTDGRFLVLLDGQDVEPFIRNEAISQLASRLSALAPVREHLLGLQRSAGERGDLVAEGRDMGTVVFPRAEAKFFLTASEQERARRRWLQLGQSGQHVDPAEILADLRRRDQRDSGRSLSPLRPAGDATVLDTTPLSLSQVVATMARQVRTRISGTQR, encoded by the coding sequence GTGGTGGTAACGGTGGACGGGCCGGCGGGGACGGGCAAGTCCTCGGCCAGCCGCCTCTTGGCCCGCGAGTTGGGCTTCGCCTATTTGGACACCGGGGCCCTGTACCGGGCCATCGCCCTGGCCGCCCGGCGCGACGGGGTCGAGGAGGCCGCTGAAAGCGAACTGGCCGCCTGGCTGGCCAAGGTGCCCCTGGAGGCCAAGCCCACGGACGGCCGCTTTCTGGTCTTGCTGGACGGCCAAGACGTGGAGCCCTTTATCCGCAACGAGGCCATAAGCCAACTGGCCAGCCGCCTGTCGGCCCTGGCCCCGGTGCGCGAGCATCTTTTGGGCCTGCAACGCTCGGCCGGGGAGCGCGGCGACCTGGTGGCCGAGGGGCGGGACATGGGCACGGTGGTCTTTCCCCGGGCCGAGGCCAAGTTTTTCCTCACCGCCAGCGAACAGGAGCGGGCCCGCCGCCGCTGGTTGCAACTGGGTCAGAGCGGCCAACACGTTGATCCGGCGGAGATCCTGGCCGACCTGCGCCGCCGGGACCAGCGCGACTCGGGGCGCAGCCTGAGCCCCCTGCGCCCGGCCGGGGACGCCACGGTCTTGGACACCACTCCCCTCAGCCTTTCCCAGGTGGTGGCCACCATGGCCCGTCAGGTGCGCACCCGGATTTCAGGAACCCAACGATAG
- the hisC gene encoding histidinol-phosphate transaminase has translation MSKRNLPPVPPEIEALVPYKPGKPIEELERELGISGAIKLASNENPLGTSPKAQEAMAKALPGLNRYPDGAGFELRQALAARYGLAQEQIVLGNGSNEIIELLCRAFLRPGDLALAASPSFLMYSKLVQVAGGRLKEVPLKDYRLDLAALAEAIEPSTKLVFVNNPDNPAGTAFSKAEFSEFLTKVPEGVIVVLDEAYIEFASDPEVAQGTDFLDHQVPVVVMRTFSKAYGLAGLRIGFGLGPVEVMDILHRVRQPFNTSILAQAAGTAALADEEFFRKTMEVTWQGLKDFYACFERLGLTYVPSQANFVLVQIGPRASAVADELLRRGVIVRKMASYDLPEFLRVSVGLPQENRRFMDELQAIIGEG, from the coding sequence GTGAGTAAGCGTAATCTACCGCCCGTACCGCCCGAGATCGAGGCTTTGGTGCCCTACAAGCCGGGCAAGCCCATCGAGGAGCTGGAGCGGGAGTTGGGTATAAGCGGGGCCATCAAACTGGCCAGCAACGAAAACCCCCTGGGCACCTCGCCCAAGGCCCAAGAGGCCATGGCCAAGGCCCTGCCCGGCCTGAACCGCTACCCCGACGGGGCGGGCTTCGAGCTGCGCCAGGCCTTGGCCGCCCGCTACGGCTTGGCCCAGGAGCAGATCGTGTTGGGCAACGGCTCCAACGAGATCATCGAGCTCTTGTGCCGCGCCTTTTTGCGCCCCGGCGACCTGGCCCTGGCCGCCTCGCCGTCCTTTCTCATGTACTCCAAGCTGGTGCAGGTGGCCGGCGGCCGACTCAAGGAGGTGCCGCTCAAGGACTACCGCCTGGACCTCGCCGCCCTGGCCGAGGCCATCGAGCCGAGCACCAAGTTGGTGTTCGTGAACAACCCCGACAACCCGGCGGGCACCGCCTTCAGCAAGGCCGAGTTCAGCGAGTTTTTGACCAAGGTGCCCGAGGGGGTGATCGTGGTCCTGGACGAGGCCTACATCGAGTTCGCCAGCGACCCCGAGGTGGCCCAGGGCACCGATTTTCTGGACCACCAGGTGCCGGTGGTGGTGATGCGCACCTTCTCCAAGGCCTACGGCCTGGCCGGGCTCAGGATAGGCTTCGGTCTGGGGCCGGTGGAGGTCATGGACATCCTGCACCGGGTGCGCCAGCCCTTCAACACCTCCATCCTGGCCCAGGCGGCCGGGACCGCTGCGTTGGCCGACGAGGAATTCTTTCGCAAGACTATGGAGGTCACCTGGCAGGGGCTCAAGGACTTCTACGCCTGTTTCGAGCGACTGGGCCTGACCTACGTACCCAGCCAGGCCAACTTCGTGCTGGTCCAGATCGGGCCCCGGGCCTCGGCCGTGGCCGACGAGCTGCTCAGGCGCGGGGTGATCGTGCGCAAGATGGCCTCCTACGATCTGCCCGAGTTCCTGCGGGTCAGCGTGGGCCTGCCCCAGGAAAACCGGCGTTTCATGGATGAGCTCCAGGCCATCATTGGGGAGGGATAG
- a CDS encoding pyridoxamine 5'-phosphate oxidase family protein: MLEDMLALVRGNHLCVLATVHQGEPHTSLMAYLSGEGGRRVYLITSSQTQKYRNVLAEPRVSLLIDDRREAAQVGAVKALSLSGACAPAPPEEQEELKARFARELSHLAGIVADPAAVVLAVQVRAMQLLAGPTQSSYVELD; encoded by the coding sequence ATGTTGGAGGACATGCTGGCCTTGGTTCGAGGGAACCACCTTTGCGTGTTGGCCACCGTTCACCAGGGAGAGCCCCACACCTCGCTGATGGCCTATCTGAGCGGGGAGGGGGGACGCCGCGTCTACCTGATAACCAGCAGCCAAACCCAAAAGTACCGCAACGTGCTGGCCGAGCCCCGGGTGAGCCTGCTCATCGACGACCGCCGGGAAGCCGCCCAAGTGGGAGCCGTCAAGGCCCTGAGCCTGAGCGGCGCCTGCGCCCCCGCGCCGCCCGAGGAGCAGGAAGAGCTCAAGGCGCGCTTTGCCCGCGAACTGTCCCACCTGGCGGGCATCGTGGCCGACCCGGCGGCCGTGGTGCTGGCGGTGCAGGTTCGCGCCATGCAGCTTTTGGCCGGGCCCACACAATCCAGCTATGTGGAGTTGGATTAG
- a CDS encoding cupin domain-containing protein, whose product MPELPLARRIEVVRLPFTSEFATEKRFADTRGEGHLILNGPTVRRAGLFTLEPGAGYRGGHLHHGKSEYIYIAAGRGQAEFFCPATGERLEMELKAGDRLFITPGVAHRFRAQETLTFVELCDRPYEAEDDQTVDFDRE is encoded by the coding sequence ATGCCTGAGCTTCCCTTGGCCCGGCGAATCGAGGTGGTCAGGCTGCCTTTTACCAGCGAGTTCGCCACGGAAAAGCGCTTTGCCGACACCCGGGGCGAAGGCCATTTGATCCTCAACGGCCCCACTGTGCGGCGGGCCGGGTTGTTCACCCTGGAGCCCGGCGCGGGCTATCGGGGCGGCCACCTGCACCACGGCAAGAGCGAGTACATCTACATCGCCGCCGGGCGCGGCCAGGCCGAGTTCTTTTGCCCGGCCACGGGCGAGCGTCTGGAAATGGAACTCAAGGCCGGGGACCGGCTGTTCATCACCCCTGGGGTAGCCCATCGTTTCCGCGCCCAGGAGACCCTAACCTTTGTGGAACTGTGCGACCGGCCCTATGAGGCCGAGGACGACCAGACCGTGGATTTCGACCGGGAGTAA
- a CDS encoding SPOR domain-containing protein — MSALILLVSLLGGVWCLGSALLRLYRCLASRRVSPAEPRLWRDQRRRFLWSAALGVAFFVAFGVVAWWSGSGTSEVPLARPVASPPPMVASGQVGTMPIPLPAAEPAAPQAPESPREAPVASAPAGSGENPATPEVKPEAGRNQASGGEKTTGETTVEKTAGQPEVAGGSPKGPADSVPDSQSEAGQAPAQAATTPAAEKPSQAAAVPATHKASEEGAASSEANAGPQDASAPAQAGETPAAEKPSQTAMGQATEQAPRGEAAAPTGGESPQAAGGPAQASEAQVQPGATKTTPAAAPAPTPAAQPQEAEAAKRDAWTVCAASFRRESMAQNYAQRLAGQGLAARVSRADLGDKGVWYRVCLGGFASLAEAKRQYQAWEEQGLISDAFLLPLR; from the coding sequence ATGTCTGCACTTATCCTGTTGGTTTCGCTCCTGGGCGGCGTGTGGTGCCTGGGTAGCGCCCTGCTGCGTTTGTATCGCTGCCTCGCCTCCCGGCGGGTGAGCCCCGCCGAGCCTCGTCTGTGGCGGGACCAGCGGCGGCGTTTCCTGTGGTCGGCCGCCCTGGGGGTGGCCTTTTTCGTCGCTTTCGGGGTCGTGGCCTGGTGGTCCGGGAGCGGCACGTCGGAGGTTCCATTGGCGCGCCCTGTCGCTTCGCCGCCTCCCATGGTGGCGAGCGGCCAAGTCGGGACTATGCCCATCCCGTTACCGGCCGCCGAACCTGCGGCCCCCCAAGCGCCGGAAAGCCCGCGCGAGGCTCCAGTAGCCTCCGCTCCGGCGGGTTCGGGCGAGAACCCGGCCACCCCGGAGGTCAAGCCCGAGGCCGGCCGCAACCAGGCCAGCGGCGGCGAAAAGACCACGGGGGAAACTACCGTAGAAAAGACCGCCGGCCAGCCGGAAGTGGCAGGCGGCTCCCCGAAGGGCCCGGCCGACTCCGTCCCCGATTCCCAAAGCGAGGCTGGCCAAGCTCCGGCGCAGGCCGCCACCACCCCGGCCGCCGAAAAGCCGAGCCAGGCCGCCGCCGTCCCGGCCACGCATAAGGCTTCGGAAGAAGGCGCTGCGTCATCCGAGGCCAACGCGGGCCCGCAGGATGCGAGCGCCCCGGCCCAGGCCGGTGAGACCCCGGCCGCCGAGAAGCCGAGCCAAACGGCCATGGGACAGGCCACGGAGCAAGCTCCTAGAGGCGAAGCCGCGGCTCCAACCGGCGGTGAAAGCCCGCAGGCCGCCGGCGGCCCGGCGCAAGCCAGTGAGGCTCAGGTCCAACCGGGTGCTACCAAAACGACCCCGGCAGCTGCCCCGGCCCCTACGCCCGCCGCCCAGCCTCAGGAGGCCGAGGCGGCCAAGCGGGACGCCTGGACGGTATGCGCCGCTTCTTTCCGGCGCGAGTCCATGGCCCAAAACTATGCCCAGCGCCTGGCGGGGCAGGGCCTGGCCGCCCGGGTGAGCCGGGCCGACCTGGGAGACAAGGGCGTCTGGTATAGGGTGTGCCTGGGCGGCTTCGCCAGCCTGGCCGAGGCCAAGCGCCAATATCAGGCCTGGGAAGAGCAGGGGCTGATCAGCGACGCCTTTTTGCTGCCCCTGCGCTGA
- a CDS encoding IclR family transcriptional regulator: protein MPPQAGYRAPSVGRALKILELVAQSRGGIGISELARHLGISKGTVFGLCKQLEAGGALNRDPETKRYGLGPLVATLARRGFAQASLRDAAGPEMTRLCGRLDESVFLGVMGRREVMVVEARQPPEQIRISAGPGTRLPLLAGAVGKVFLAGQPPAVVDKILAQGLPRHTPNSVTDLDEYREQLDQVREQGYAVEHDEYLVGIWGVAVPVGSAGGLASALYVVGFTSSLKPGHLDEVVRETMASARAIRSDLQ, encoded by the coding sequence ATGCCCCCCCAAGCCGGCTACCGCGCCCCATCCGTGGGCCGGGCCCTCAAAATCCTGGAACTGGTGGCCCAGAGCCGCGGCGGCATCGGAATCAGCGAGTTGGCCCGCCATCTGGGCATAAGCAAGGGCACGGTCTTTGGCCTGTGCAAGCAGCTGGAGGCCGGGGGGGCCTTGAACCGGGACCCGGAAACCAAGCGTTACGGCCTGGGCCCCCTGGTGGCCACCCTGGCCCGCCGCGGCTTTGCCCAGGCCAGCCTGCGCGACGCGGCCGGGCCGGAAATGACCCGCCTTTGCGGCCGCTTGGACGAATCGGTGTTTCTGGGGGTCATGGGACGCCGGGAGGTCATGGTGGTGGAGGCCCGCCAGCCGCCGGAGCAGATCCGCATCTCCGCCGGGCCGGGCACCCGCCTGCCCCTTTTGGCCGGGGCGGTGGGCAAGGTTTTTCTGGCCGGCCAGCCTCCGGCGGTGGTGGACAAGATTCTGGCCCAGGGGCTGCCCCGCCACACCCCCAACTCGGTGACCGACCTGGATGAGTACCGCGAACAGTTGGACCAAGTGCGCGAACAGGGCTATGCCGTGGAACACGATGAATACCTGGTGGGCATCTGGGGGGTGGCGGTGCCGGTGGGCAGCGCGGGAGGGCTGGCCTCGGCCCTTTACGTGGTGGGCTTCACCTCCTCCTTGAAGCCGGGCCACCTGGACGAGGTGGTGCGCGAAACCATGGCCAGCGCCCGCGCCATCCGTAGTGATCTGCAATAG
- a CDS encoding HU family DNA-binding protein, protein MNKSQLIEALAKAEGLTIKKAEMVINTIFGSVEDALILGDRVEIRGFGSFKVKDYDGYQGRNPKTGEIIDVGQKKLPFFKVGKELKERVDSMD, encoded by the coding sequence ATGAACAAGTCTCAGCTAATAGAGGCGCTGGCTAAAGCCGAGGGCCTTACCATCAAAAAAGCGGAGATGGTGATAAACACCATTTTCGGATCGGTAGAGGATGCCCTCATTCTCGGTGATCGGGTGGAGATTCGCGGGTTTGGCAGTTTCAAAGTCAAGGACTACGACGGTTATCAGGGCCGCAACCCCAAGACGGGCGAGATCATCGACGTCGGCCAGAAGAAGCTGCCCTTTTTCAAAGTGGGCAAAGAGCTCAAAGAGCGCGTGGATTCCATGGACTAG
- the uppP gene encoding undecaprenyl-diphosphatase UppP, whose amino-acid sequence MELWQAAVLGVVQGLTEFLPISSSGHLVLGQRLLGFTEPELMFDVAVHVGTLVAVVSVFWQDLWGILRGLFVYDDQDGRQGRLLLWLVVLGSIPTAIIGFAFKDLFESMFSSLLIVGLALIVTGWLLLSTALVRRPGRPLEKMGAGRALIIGLAQGLAITPGISRSGSTISVALLLGVNRKVAAHYSFVLSIPAILGALVLQLHELGVPEAVRTAPMIVGFVAAAVSGYFALRLLLKIVQAGAFHWFAPYCFAVGIFALAWNFWG is encoded by the coding sequence ATGGAGCTTTGGCAAGCGGCGGTACTGGGAGTAGTGCAGGGGCTCACCGAGTTTCTGCCCATCAGTTCCTCGGGGCATCTGGTCCTGGGGCAGCGCCTGTTGGGCTTCACCGAACCGGAGCTGATGTTCGACGTGGCGGTCCACGTGGGCACCCTGGTGGCGGTGGTATCGGTGTTTTGGCAAGACCTGTGGGGAATTCTGCGCGGCCTGTTCGTGTATGACGACCAGGATGGCCGCCAGGGGCGTCTCCTGTTGTGGCTGGTGGTGCTGGGCAGCATCCCCACGGCCATAATCGGTTTCGCCTTCAAGGACCTGTTCGAGTCCATGTTCTCCTCGCTGCTCATCGTGGGCCTGGCCCTGATAGTCACCGGTTGGCTGCTCCTATCCACCGCCCTGGTGCGCCGCCCGGGTCGCCCTCTGGAAAAGATGGGCGCGGGCCGGGCGTTAATCATCGGCTTGGCCCAGGGCCTGGCCATAACCCCGGGCATCAGCCGCTCGGGCAGCACCATCTCCGTGGCCCTGCTCTTGGGGGTCAACCGCAAAGTGGCCGCCCACTACTCCTTCGTGCTGTCCATCCCGGCCATCCTGGGAGCCCTGGTGTTGCAGCTGCACGAGTTGGGCGTGCCGGAGGCGGTGCGCACGGCGCCCATGATCGTTGGCTTCGTCGCCGCGGCGGTTAGCGGCTACTTTGCCTTGCGCCTGCTGCTTAAAATCGTGCAGGCTGGGGCCTTCCATTGGTTCGCGCCCTATTGCTTCGCGGTGGGTATCTTCGCCCTGGCCTGGAATTTTTGGGGATAG
- a CDS encoding mannose-1-phosphate guanylyltransferase — protein MNLYAVIMAGGSGTRFWPASRQKRPKQLLTLTGERSLLQQTVDRLGPLTPLERVLVVTGSLHADEVLEQLPDLPPENVLAEPMGRNTAAACGLAAAWVARRDPQAVCLVLPADHLIIDEMLFLTTLRRAAELAAAQQVLVTLGLTPRFAATGFGYIETGQVADPQPPAISHVAAFHEKPDLATAEEYLGSGRHLWNSGMFAWRAGVLLDELSRHLPDLAKGLGELGPCLGQADQDDTMQCVYPDLPAISIDHGVLEKSSRLRVVKADFGWSDVGSWEAMSELWELDHLGNACREGKQQIHAVDSHGNVVSAGGRLAALLGVKDLVVVVTDDVVLVAPRSKCQEVGRLLDELKVKGREEYL, from the coding sequence ATGAATTTGTACGCGGTGATCATGGCCGGAGGCTCGGGCACCCGATTTTGGCCCGCCAGCCGCCAAAAGAGACCCAAGCAGCTGCTCACCCTCACCGGGGAGCGCAGCCTCTTGCAGCAGACGGTGGACCGCCTGGGCCCCCTGACCCCCCTGGAGCGGGTGCTGGTGGTCACGGGCAGCCTGCACGCGGACGAGGTGCTGGAGCAGCTTCCCGATCTGCCCCCCGAGAACGTGCTGGCCGAACCCATGGGCCGCAACACCGCCGCCGCCTGCGGCCTGGCCGCCGCCTGGGTGGCCCGGCGCGATCCCCAGGCGGTGTGCCTGGTGCTGCCCGCCGACCATCTGATCATCGACGAGATGTTGTTCCTGACCACCCTGCGGCGCGCCGCCGAGTTGGCCGCCGCCCAGCAGGTGCTGGTCACCCTGGGGCTCACCCCCCGTTTTGCGGCCACCGGCTTCGGCTACATCGAGACCGGCCAGGTGGCCGATCCCCAGCCGCCGGCCATCAGCCACGTGGCCGCTTTCCACGAAAAGCCCGACCTGGCCACGGCCGAGGAATATCTGGGCAGCGGACGGCATTTGTGGAATTCGGGCATGTTCGCCTGGCGGGCCGGGGTGCTCCTGGACGAGCTGTCCCGGCATCTGCCTGATTTGGCCAAGGGGCTGGGCGAACTGGGCCCCTGCCTGGGCCAGGCGGACCAGGACGACACCATGCAATGCGTCTATCCGGACCTGCCCGCCATCAGCATAGACCACGGGGTGCTGGAGAAAAGCTCCCGACTCAGGGTGGTCAAGGCCGACTTCGGCTGGTCCGACGTGGGCTCCTGGGAGGCCATGAGCGAGCTGTGGGAGCTGGACCACCTGGGCAACGCCTGCCGGGAGGGAAAGCAGCAGATCCACGCGGTGGATTCCCACGGCAACGTGGTCTCCGCCGGGGGGCGGCTCGCCGCCCTGTTGGGAGTCAAGGACCTGGTGGTGGTGGTCACCGACGACGTGGTGCTGGTGGCCCCGCGCAGCAAGTGTCAGGAGGTGGGCCGCTTGTTGGACGAGCTGAAGGTGAAGGGCCGGGAGGAATATCTGTGA
- a CDS encoding YqaA family protein — protein MEWIKEMAAWVAHFAQTPYGGWALFALAFAESSFFPIPPDVLLMALCAVKPEYSLWFATICTVASVLGGMFGYFIGIKGGRPLMFRWFSADKIKLVEGYYQRYDVWAVGAAGLTPLPYKLFTITAGVFDLSFPRFVVASIISRGARFYALGLIFWYFGPAIQAWVKEYFGWIAVSFFVLLVGGFWVVKHLGSKAAKSGESL, from the coding sequence ATGGAATGGATCAAGGAAATGGCCGCGTGGGTGGCCCACTTCGCCCAGACCCCCTACGGCGGCTGGGCCCTGTTCGCCCTGGCCTTTGCCGAAAGCTCGTTTTTCCCCATCCCCCCGGACGTGCTGCTCATGGCCCTGTGCGCGGTCAAGCCGGAGTACAGCCTGTGGTTCGCCACCATCTGCACCGTGGCCTCGGTGCTGGGGGGCATGTTCGGCTATTTCATCGGCATCAAGGGCGGACGCCCCCTGATGTTCCGCTGGTTCTCCGCCGACAAGATCAAGCTGGTGGAGGGTTATTACCAACGCTACGACGTGTGGGCCGTGGGCGCGGCCGGGCTGACCCCCCTGCCCTACAAGCTGTTCACCATCACCGCCGGGGTATTCGACCTGAGCTTCCCCCGCTTCGTGGTGGCCTCGATAATCAGCCGGGGGGCCCGCTTCTACGCCCTGGGACTCATCTTCTGGTACTTCGGGCCGGCCATCCAGGCCTGGGTCAAGGAGTACTTCGGCTGGATCGCGGTCAGCTTCTTCGTGCTGCTGGTGGGCGGCTTCTGGGTGGTAAAACACCTGGGCAGCAAGGCGGCCAAGAGCGGAGAGAGCCTGTGA
- a CDS encoding type I phosphomannose isomerase catalytic subunit, with protein sequence MSLPFGPLRLIPVFLPKVWAEPHFPEPWASRLGVPLGIGEVWLASDRLHVTKVAAGPLVGQGLDRVVAQWPDYILGPGAAPGFPLLLKLLNVGQWLSVQVHPDDPTAARLENEPWGKGEAWHILHAQTGAQLVHGLSAGADARQVAQAAAENRLPEILAKVPANSGDTFDVPAGTLHTTGPGLLILEVQQASDLTYRLYDWDRPGPDGKPRPLHLQRALEALKPSGPGEPTPSRTLSPPPWQVQSLVTTASFGLLKYAIMGKGALERPGGGPGLLWVERGRGKLGFPGGEHPQEQLRPGQCWLLPAGLAPAMVEPAEDMIFYQAWAPGPGESA encoded by the coding sequence GTGAGCCTTCCCTTCGGACCGCTCAGGCTCATCCCCGTGTTCTTGCCCAAGGTCTGGGCCGAGCCCCACTTTCCCGAGCCTTGGGCCTCCCGCCTGGGGGTTCCCCTGGGCATCGGCGAGGTCTGGCTGGCCTCGGACCGTTTGCACGTGACCAAGGTGGCCGCCGGTCCCCTAGTGGGCCAGGGCCTGGACCGGGTGGTGGCCCAGTGGCCGGACTACATCCTGGGGCCGGGCGCGGCCCCCGGCTTCCCCCTGCTGCTCAAGCTATTAAACGTGGGCCAGTGGCTCTCGGTGCAGGTGCACCCCGACGATCCCACCGCCGCGCGGCTGGAAAACGAGCCCTGGGGCAAGGGCGAGGCCTGGCACATCCTGCACGCCCAAACCGGGGCCCAACTGGTGCACGGCCTGAGCGCGGGCGCCGACGCCCGGCAGGTGGCCCAAGCCGCGGCCGAAAACCGGCTGCCCGAGATCCTGGCCAAGGTCCCGGCCAACTCCGGCGACACCTTCGACGTGCCCGCGGGCACCCTGCACACCACCGGGCCGGGCCTGTTGATCCTGGAGGTGCAGCAGGCCTCGGACCTCACCTACCGCCTCTACGACTGGGACCGCCCCGGCCCGGACGGCAAGCCCCGGCCCCTGCACCTGCAGCGGGCCCTGGAGGCGCTCAAGCCCAGCGGGCCGGGCGAACCCACGCCCTCCCGAACCCTGTCGCCGCCGCCCTGGCAGGTGCAATCCCTGGTCACCACCGCTTCATTCGGGCTGCTCAAATATGCCATTATGGGTAAGGGCGCCCTGGAGCGCCCCGGCGGCGGACCCGGCCTGCTGTGGGTGGAACGGGGCCGGGGCAAGCTGGGCTTCCCCGGCGGCGAGCATCCCCAAGAGCAGCTCCGTCCGGGTCAGTGCTGGCTGTTGCCCGCCGGATTGGCGCCGGCCATGGTGGAGCCCGCCGAAGACATGATTTTTTATCAAGCCTGGGCCCCCGGCCCCGGCGAGTCGGCCTAG